Below is a genomic region from Persicimonas caeni.
ACTGACTGGTAGGCAACAGTTGTACGAGGTAGTAGGCCATGCCAATCTACAAGTACGAGTGCAAGTCGTGCGGACATATCTTTGAAGATCTGCGCGGATTCAACGATCCCAACCCCGATGCATGCCCCGAGTGCGGAGAAGCTCAGATCGAGCGGTTGATCTCCGGGGGCAACTTTCACTTGAAAGGCAGTGGCTGGTACGTCACCGATTACGGCGGGTCTTCGACGGGCAATTCCTCGTCGGACAGCTCGTCTTCGAGCAGTGACGATTCAGCAGGCAGTGGCGGCTCGGCCGAAGGTTCTTCTGACGGAACCGAAGCCGCCTGAGGCGCGGGCCTTGCCTTGCGCGAATTGGTGTCTAAGTTCTCCGTCGAACAAGATTGACGCGGGTGGAGGCGAATCCGGGAAACCCGCGCCTGTCACGCCCGGATGGACGGGTCTGGGACCCCGTCGCCAGTTCGCCCCACTTGACGCACCCGTAATTTGAAGCGATTTCGTGACACGCAGGAGAGTATCGTATGGGAAAAATAATCGGAATTGACCTCGGTACCACAAACTCCGTGGTTGCGATCATGGAAGGCAGTGAGCCGGAGGTGATCACGAACCAGGAGGGCGCCCGCACGACTCCGTCGGTGGTCGCCTTTGATGAAAACGGAGATGTGCTCGTCGGACGCATTGCGCGCAACCAGGCGATCACCAACCCCGAGCAGACCATCTTTTCGGTCAAGCGCTTCATGGGCCGCAAGTATGAGCAGGTCAAAAATGAAGTGAAGCGCATGCCGTACCACCTCGTAGAGGCGGAAAACGGCGACGCCCACATCGAAGTCAAAGGGCGCAAGTACAGCCCGCCGGAGATCTCGTCGAAGATCCTGATGAAGCTCAAGGACGCCGCCGAGGAGTACCTAGGCGAGGAAGTCACCGAGGCGGTCATCACCGTGCCGGCATACTTCGACGACGCTCAGCGTCAGGCGACCAAGGACGCAGGGCGCATCGCCGGCCTCGAGGTCAAGCGTATCGTCAACGAGCCGACCGCGGCCGCGTTGGCCTACGGACTCGACCAGACCGAAGAGCAGCTCGTGGCCGTCTACGACCTCGGCGGTGGTACTTTCGACATCTCGATTCTCGAGGTCGACGAAAACGTTATCGAGGTGGTTAGCACCAACGGTGATACCCACTTGGGTGGTGACGACTTCGACGACGCCATCATCGACTGGCTCATCACCGAGTTCAAAAAGGACACGGGCATCGATGTCAGCGAAGACAAGATGGTGCTCCAGCGCCTCAAAGAGGCTGCCGAAAAGGCCAAGATCGACCTGTCGAGCGTGCTCGAGACGGACATCAACCTGCCGTTCCTGACCGCCGACCAGAGTGGACCGAAGCACCTCAACGTCAAGTTGACCCGTGCGAAGTTCGAGTCGATGGTCGAAGACATCGTCAAGCGCACCCTCGAGCCGTGCCAGGCCGCTCTCGACGACGCCGGCAAGAGCGTGGGTGACATCGATGAGGTCATCCTCGTCGGTGGCTCGACGCGTATCCCGCTGGTCCAGTCGAAAGTGACCGAGTTCTTCGGCCGAGAGCCGCACAAGGGCGTCAACCCCGACGAGGTGGTCTCGCTCGGCGCCGCCGTTCAGGCCGGTGTGCTCAGCGGCGAAGTCAGCGACGTGCTGTTGCTCGACGTCACTCCGCTCTCGCTCGGCATCGAGACCCTCGGTGGCGTGATGACGACGCTCATCCCGCGCAACACCACGATCCCGACCAAGAAGAGCGAGATCTTCAGCACCGCCAGCGACAACCAGGGCTCGGTGACCGTCCACGTGCTCCAGGGCGAGCGCCCCATGTCCGCGGACAACAAGACGCTGGGCAAATTCAACCTGGAGGGCATCCCGCCCGCCCCGCGTGGTGTGCCGCAGATCGAGGTCACCTTCGACATCGACGCCAACGGCATCGTGCACGTGTCCGCCAAGGATAAGGCGACCGGCAAAGAGCAAAAGATTCGCATCGAATCTTCCTCCGGTCTTAGCGATGACGAAGTCGATAACCTGGTGCGCGAGGCTGAGGAGCACCGCGAAGAGGACAAGCAGAAAAAGGAGCAGGCCGAGCTTCGCAACAAGGCCGAGGTCTCCGTACACTCGGCCCGCAAATTCATCGACGAGCAGGGCGACAACCTCGCCGGCGATCAGAAGGCGGAGATCACCTCCAAGGTCGAGGCGCTCGAAAAGGCGCTCGAAGAGCTCGATTACGACGCTCTCGAGACCAAGATGGAGGAGCTCGAGCAAGTCCTGCACAAGGCGGCCGAGGAGATGTACAAGGCCTCGGGCGGCGCTCCCGGCGCAGCAGGACCGGGCGCTGCACCCGGCGGCGCGCAAGCCGGTGAGGGCGGAAGCGACGACGACGATGACGACGTCATCGACGCCGAATTCGAAGAAGCTCAGTAAGCGCTGGCGATAAGCCAACAGCAGTGATGCCGGCCCTGGCGCGACGCCAGGGCCGGCATTATTTTTGCGGGAACCAGTTTTGGCAGGCTGCGCTTCGTGAATCGTCACACAGTCTGCTACGATTGGCCCGTCCACACGTTATTGGCGTGGCCAGGCGCCCCAGCGGCAGGAGACTGAATGACTGCTAATCAGGACAAGGACCCTAGCGAACATCAAGCCAAGAGCAGTGATGTACAGGCTCGTCAGGCCGACGACGGCAGCTTCGAGTTGGTCGTCGAGAACGCCGCGGCGTCTGCATCGTCTGACTCCGCTGACGGCGGCACTCCGGCCCGTCCAGGGGCCGACAGCCCCCGAGGGCGCTCGCGTAGCTTCAATCGCCTCAGCGTCGTCATCGTCGCCGTGCTCGCTGCCGTTGGCGTGACGGTCTATGCCCTCTCGGGAGACGAGTCGTCGCAGCCTGAGTCTGCTGAGAGCGGCGGGCAGGGCGGTTCGGGGTCGTTTCGCCCTTATCAGGGCGGTCCGGGCAACGAAGCCGCAAATGCTGAAGCCGCCCCGGTGAGGCAGGTCGACGACGAGGAGGAGCCCGTCGAGGACCCTGCGGTCGACGAGTTGCCAGACGAGCCTGAAATCGTCGAGGGCGACGAGATCGCCGATGAGGAGTGGGAGCCTGAAGACGACAGCGAAGTCGTCGTCATCGAGGAGGAGCATCCCGATGAGGCTTATGACGAGGAAGTCGGCGAGGACGAAGCGGCCGACGATCAGAACGAGCCGGCGCGCTTGAATCCGAAGATCGACACGTCGAAGTTCCGGATCCCCAACGATCGCATCAAGCTTCCGGTTCAGCCCCCGAAGCTCAACAGAATTCCGACCCCCAACCTCCAGAAGCTGCAACAGGTTCAGCCTAGCGGGACTACGCCAGGAGCCGGCGAGGACGGGGCGGAATACGACTCTGCGGGGGAGCGTTTCGATGATCAGAACGAGGGATACTG
It encodes:
- the dnaK gene encoding molecular chaperone DnaK — protein: MGKIIGIDLGTTNSVVAIMEGSEPEVITNQEGARTTPSVVAFDENGDVLVGRIARNQAITNPEQTIFSVKRFMGRKYEQVKNEVKRMPYHLVEAENGDAHIEVKGRKYSPPEISSKILMKLKDAAEEYLGEEVTEAVITVPAYFDDAQRQATKDAGRIAGLEVKRIVNEPTAAALAYGLDQTEEQLVAVYDLGGGTFDISILEVDENVIEVVSTNGDTHLGGDDFDDAIIDWLITEFKKDTGIDVSEDKMVLQRLKEAAEKAKIDLSSVLETDINLPFLTADQSGPKHLNVKLTRAKFESMVEDIVKRTLEPCQAALDDAGKSVGDIDEVILVGGSTRIPLVQSKVTEFFGREPHKGVNPDEVVSLGAAVQAGVLSGEVSDVLLLDVTPLSLGIETLGGVMTTLIPRNTTIPTKKSEIFSTASDNQGSVTVHVLQGERPMSADNKTLGKFNLEGIPPAPRGVPQIEVTFDIDANGIVHVSAKDKATGKEQKIRIESSSGLSDDEVDNLVREAEEHREEDKQKKEQAELRNKAEVSVHSARKFIDEQGDNLAGDQKAEITSKVEALEKALEELDYDALETKMEELEQVLHKAAEEMYKASGGAPGAAGPGAAPGGAQAGEGGSDDDDDDVIDAEFEEAQ
- a CDS encoding FmdB family zinc ribbon protein — its product is MPIYKYECKSCGHIFEDLRGFNDPNPDACPECGEAQIERLISGGNFHLKGSGWYVTDYGGSSTGNSSSDSSSSSSDDSAGSGGSAEGSSDGTEAA